A single region of the Salmo salar chromosome ssa16, Ssal_v3.1, whole genome shotgun sequence genome encodes:
- the LOC106574383 gene encoding sodium- and chloride-dependent GABA transporter 2-like produces MTPDPSPCSLGPDRFIDNIKHMIGYSPLPFFKLCWRYLTSAMCTATFVFSLVCWIPLSLGKCIVVPGWATTLGWLLTLPSVSLLPPCALYTLATIPCSLTQRFRRLCHPALDSNLAMDHWTTSLTFEPCLALTAGNPRDDHPWFSE; encoded by the exons atgacccctgacccctcGCCCTGTTCCTTAGGGCCTGACAGGTTCATTGACAACATTAAGCACATGATTGGCTACAGCCCGCTGCCCTTCTTCAAGCTGTGCTGGCGCTACCTGACGTCAGCCATGTGCACG gcgaCGTTTGTGTTCTCCTTGGTGTGCTGGATCCCTCTGTCCCTGGGGAAGTGCATAGTAGTCCCAGGGTGGGCCACAACTCTGGGCTGGcttctcaccctcccctctgtctcactgCTGCCCCCCTGTGCACTTTACACCCTGGCCACCATCCCCTGCAGCCTAACACAG CGTTTCCGCCGGCTGTGTCATCCTGCCCTCGACTCCAATTTGGCCATGGACCACTGGACCACCTCTCTCACCTTTGAACCCTGTCTGGCTCTCACCGCCGGAAACCCAAGGGACGACCACCCTTGGTTTAGCGAATGA